One window from the genome of Vibrio sp. VB16 encodes:
- a CDS encoding ABC transporter ATP-binding protein — translation MTIQIKGLCKTYNQDTDFPVYAVQNLDLSIEQGEFVAVMGPSGSGKTTLLNMLGGIDTPTSGEVNIDGCNICTLKEKQLIAFRRDNIGFIFQDYSLLPVLTAVENVEFVMQLQGQSNEACLTRAKALLTQVGLEDQLNKVPSKLSGGQQQRVAVARALAPRPRFVMADEPTANLDAKSTAELLDIMQQLNEKEGTTFIFSTHDPRVIKRAKRVIVFEDGQLKQDKWNTTETQDESA, via the coding sequence ATGACGATTCAAATAAAAGGTTTGTGTAAGACCTACAATCAAGATACGGATTTTCCGGTCTATGCTGTGCAAAACCTCGACCTTTCAATTGAACAGGGAGAGTTTGTTGCCGTCATGGGGCCGTCAGGTTCGGGTAAAACCACGTTACTGAACATGCTAGGTGGAATTGACACACCTACTTCAGGTGAAGTTAACATTGACGGTTGTAATATATGTACTCTCAAAGAGAAGCAATTGATCGCGTTTCGTAGAGATAATATTGGCTTTATTTTTCAAGATTACAGCTTACTCCCTGTGCTTACCGCGGTAGAGAATGTGGAATTCGTTATGCAGTTACAGGGCCAAAGCAATGAAGCGTGTTTGACTCGCGCAAAGGCGCTGCTTACTCAAGTTGGGCTAGAGGACCAATTGAATAAGGTACCGAGTAAATTATCGGGTGGTCAGCAACAACGTGTGGCCGTAGCACGTGCGCTTGCCCCTAGGCCGAGGTTTGTTATGGCAGATGAACCGACGGCAAACTTGGATGCGAAAAGTACCGCTGAATTGCTCGATATTATGCAGCAACTAAATGAAAAGGAAGGGACCACATTTATCTTCTCTACCCATGATCCAAGAGTCATTAAACGCGCTAAGCGAGTGATAGTGTTTGAAGATGGCCAGCTAAAGCAAGACAAGTGGAACACCACTGAAACGCAAGATGAATCAGCATAA
- a CDS encoding alpha-amylase family protein, which translates to MTNYFSDKQRSLFDKTDVILHAFDWQYAYVAENAKEISELGYKTVLVSPPMKSAIRDDGTEWWQRYQPQDYRIIDNQLGNTKDFAAMVQRLNDFGLRVYADVVFNHMANEAYLRSDLDYPNEFDMQRYRTEWQEVQKLRLFGDLSQPLFTEDDFVEAFGIEDWKDKWEVQNGRITGGHEDPGLPTLRHNDNVVTKQQAYLKALKEMGVTGFRIDAAKHMTLEHLRKVWTDDIMKDVHIFGEIITDGGATKEEYEIFLQPYLESTKLGAYDFPLFNTVFEAFQAKGDMTSLINPYTFGQALSNTRAITFAITHDIPNNDVFSRLVMEETNEWLAYCYILGRDGGVPLVYTDLDTSGIINKRGQPRWMNAWKDPRMAKMIRFHNFAHGEPMKRMLGDEDFLIFSRGETGLVVINKSDHRIEISMDWQKDMLDLLSDSKLKVDEGEFNFTLEPQSCMMMVAADL; encoded by the coding sequence ATGACTAACTATTTCTCGGACAAACAACGATCGCTTTTTGATAAAACGGATGTGATCCTCCATGCGTTTGATTGGCAATATGCCTATGTTGCAGAAAACGCAAAAGAGATCAGTGAATTAGGTTATAAAACGGTCCTCGTCTCACCTCCAATGAAATCGGCGATTCGTGATGACGGCACCGAGTGGTGGCAGCGTTATCAACCACAAGACTACCGGATTATCGATAACCAGCTTGGCAATACCAAAGATTTTGCCGCCATGGTCCAGAGGTTAAATGATTTTGGTCTCCGTGTTTATGCCGACGTAGTATTCAATCATATGGCGAATGAAGCCTACCTGCGTTCTGATCTTGATTATCCGAATGAGTTCGATATGCAGCGTTATCGTACCGAGTGGCAAGAGGTTCAAAAACTAAGATTGTTTGGAGACCTAAGCCAACCTTTGTTTACGGAGGATGATTTTGTTGAAGCCTTTGGTATTGAAGATTGGAAAGACAAGTGGGAGGTTCAAAACGGTCGCATCACGGGTGGTCATGAAGACCCGGGGTTACCCACTTTACGACATAATGACAATGTAGTGACAAAGCAGCAGGCCTATCTAAAAGCATTAAAAGAGATGGGTGTAACGGGTTTCCGTATTGATGCCGCAAAACACATGACATTGGAGCACTTACGCAAGGTGTGGACAGATGACATCATGAAAGATGTACACATTTTCGGTGAAATCATTACTGATGGTGGCGCCACAAAAGAAGAGTATGAGATCTTTTTGCAGCCATACTTGGAAAGCACCAAGCTAGGTGCCTATGATTTTCCACTATTTAATACGGTTTTTGAGGCATTTCAAGCCAAAGGTGATATGACATCTTTAATCAATCCATATACGTTTGGTCAAGCGTTATCTAATACTCGTGCCATCACGTTTGCTATCACCCACGACATTCCAAATAATGATGTGTTTAGTCGGCTTGTGATGGAAGAAACGAATGAATGGTTAGCCTATTGCTATATTCTTGGTCGAGATGGTGGTGTACCACTTGTTTATACGGATTTAGATACCAGTGGAATAATAAACAAACGTGGTCAACCTCGCTGGATGAACGCGTGGAAAGATCCAAGAATGGCAAAAATGATCCGTTTCCATAACTTTGCACACGGTGAACCGATGAAGCGAATGCTTGGGGATGAGGATTTTCTTATTTTCTCCCGAGGAGAAACCGGCCTTGTTGTCATCAATAAATCTGACCATAGAATCGAGATAAGTATGGACTGGCAAAAAGACATGCTTGATCTACTCAGCGATTCAAAATTAAAAGTGGATGAGGGGGAGTTTAATTTCACTCTTGAACCACAAAGTTGCATGATGATGGTCGCGGCAGATTTATAA
- a CDS encoding LysE family translocator, which yields MNWALLSVFIPTFFFVSITPGMCMTLALGLGMSVGYKRALWMMAGEVVGVALVAVAAVLGIAAVMLNYPWLFIAFKTIGASYLFYLGIQMWLSKGKLALSGDATEMPVGRNWDLVVQGFVTAIANPKGWAFMVSLLPPFIDNSKPLTTQLILLVSIIMVSEFVCMTLYATGGKGLKRVLGHSKNVRFMNRISGTLMMGVGVWLFVS from the coding sequence ATGAATTGGGCTCTTTTGAGTGTCTTTATACCTACGTTTTTCTTTGTATCGATTACCCCGGGTATGTGCATGACGTTAGCACTAGGTTTGGGGATGAGTGTTGGGTATAAGCGCGCATTGTGGATGATGGCTGGTGAAGTGGTTGGCGTTGCGCTCGTTGCTGTCGCGGCTGTTTTAGGTATTGCCGCGGTGATGCTGAATTATCCATGGTTGTTTATCGCTTTCAAAACGATTGGTGCATCTTACTTGTTTTATTTGGGTATTCAGATGTGGCTATCAAAAGGTAAGCTCGCATTAAGTGGTGATGCCACCGAAATGCCTGTTGGAAGAAACTGGGATCTTGTCGTTCAAGGTTTTGTTACCGCCATTGCTAACCCGAAAGGGTGGGCATTTATGGTTTCGCTTCTTCCTCCTTTTATCGACAATAGCAAGCCACTCACCACTCAATTGATTCTATTAGTATCTATCATTATGGTGTCGGAATTTGTCTGTATGACGCTTTACGCAACCGGCGGGAAAGGGCTTAAACGTGTGCTAGGGCACTCTAAGAACGTACGGTTTATGAATCGAATCTCTGGTACCTTGATGATGGGTGTTGGCGTGTGGTTATTTGTGAGTTAA
- a CDS encoding YhcH/YjgK/YiaL family protein — translation MHIGNLDNLALSSQLHPIVKDILNTIAEMIQRNELPDGKHYLQENVFLFTAEVNTETLDMRRSEIHNDFMDIQILLDGEERFGYSYKGYETVTDNQLDSNDIAFVDNIIDEKYVDLTSGDFIIFYPNQPHRPMICVDTPKAIKKMVVKINKKVLL, via the coding sequence ATGCACATTGGTAATCTAGATAACCTTGCCCTTTCTTCACAATTGCACCCTATTGTAAAAGATATCCTCAATACGATCGCCGAGATGATTCAACGCAATGAACTGCCAGACGGTAAGCACTACCTGCAAGAGAATGTTTTCCTTTTTACCGCAGAAGTGAACACCGAAACACTTGACATGAGACGATCTGAAATTCATAACGATTTCATGGATATTCAGATTTTACTCGATGGAGAAGAGAGATTTGGATACAGCTACAAAGGGTATGAAACCGTTACCGATAATCAACTTGATAGCAACGATATCGCTTTTGTCGATAATATTATCGATGAAAAATATGTCGATCTTACCTCTGGCGATTTTATTATTTTTTACCCTAATCAACCTCACAGGCCAATGATTTGCGTCGATACGCCCAAAGCGATTAAGAAAATGGTCGTCAAAATAAACAAAAAAGTCCTGTTATAA
- a CDS encoding peptidase U32 family protein, whose translation MDKSQFELLAPGGDLESIKAAIVAGADAVYCGLDRFNARNRAENLSLENLNDVIEVAHQRDCKIFLTLNIIILENEIPAITRLLKQLVSTKVDGVIVQDIGLAYILKHHFPELDVHASTQLNTHNEGQILFMNKLGVSRVNLSRELNIKEIKRLAQFGLEHDVLMEVFVHGSYCIGFSGLCYMSSAKNGASGNRGRCSQPCRDQYQTTEVGSDYPLNMKDNSAFGDLKELADAGVYSLKVEGRIKKAHYVYTVVDNWRKQIDAYCDGQDLLTDTSDLYTVFNRDFSDGYLQGEISNKMYINHPRDNASRHFVKIYGVTAEEDVKKVQQDLFDKKTDIMRMVEEKTKNLLSEPTPSHVISLKAGGVDTIPKLVAHTPKAEDARLSVLISNQADIEKVQGGNTNLYFEIPNALAYSLKELLDVFHSNEALIPWFPAILIDKDYDAAVEFLDEVKPALIVTNNMGIGYLAAEKGIAWIAGPQFNIVNSYALKCLKEEFNCSGAFISNEITRIQMRRIVRPEGFQLLHSIYHPNGLLTSRQCLFQQTSGCKKMKINKGCLPRCNKHTSIINFNESSYIIDKQKGNHNTLYGHHHFYNPNVVHDLPELFTGFMVDLRDIETMTKTKADKEELVTMFTNLVLHKENSQQALESNLVGTVNNQYIKGL comes from the coding sequence GTGGATAAAAGTCAATTTGAGTTGTTAGCGCCGGGTGGCGATTTAGAGTCAATTAAAGCGGCGATTGTTGCTGGTGCTGATGCTGTCTATTGTGGCCTAGATAGGTTTAATGCCCGCAATAGAGCTGAGAATCTGAGTTTAGAGAACCTTAATGATGTTATTGAGGTTGCGCATCAACGCGATTGTAAGATATTCCTCACGCTTAACATTATTATTTTAGAGAATGAAATTCCTGCGATAACCCGTTTGTTGAAGCAACTTGTCAGTACTAAAGTAGACGGTGTTATTGTCCAGGACATTGGTCTGGCCTACATCCTCAAACATCACTTCCCAGAGCTAGATGTCCATGCGTCCACTCAACTCAACACCCACAACGAAGGGCAGATTCTGTTTATGAATAAACTTGGCGTTAGCCGAGTGAATTTATCCAGAGAGTTGAATATCAAAGAGATAAAACGACTCGCTCAGTTTGGACTTGAGCACGATGTGTTAATGGAAGTATTTGTCCATGGTTCGTATTGCATCGGCTTTTCGGGCTTGTGTTATATGAGCTCTGCCAAAAATGGAGCGTCGGGAAACAGAGGCCGTTGTAGTCAACCTTGTCGAGATCAATACCAAACGACGGAAGTGGGTAGTGACTATCCGCTTAATATGAAAGACAACTCGGCTTTTGGTGATTTGAAAGAGCTAGCAGATGCCGGTGTTTATTCACTAAAAGTAGAGGGACGGATTAAGAAAGCGCATTATGTGTATACCGTCGTTGATAACTGGCGCAAACAGATTGATGCGTATTGCGATGGGCAAGATCTTCTAACGGACACTTCTGATCTTTATACTGTGTTTAATCGCGATTTTTCAGATGGTTATCTGCAAGGTGAAATCAGCAATAAAATGTACATTAACCATCCGCGCGATAACGCTTCAAGGCACTTTGTTAAAATATACGGTGTAACAGCAGAAGAGGATGTAAAAAAAGTACAACAAGATCTGTTCGATAAGAAAACAGATATCATGCGTATGGTGGAAGAAAAGACAAAAAATCTGTTGTCCGAACCTACACCATCACATGTAATAAGCTTAAAAGCTGGTGGCGTTGATACGATCCCCAAATTGGTGGCACATACACCGAAAGCTGAAGACGCACGCCTGTCGGTACTAATATCAAATCAAGCCGATATTGAAAAGGTGCAAGGTGGCAACACCAACCTCTATTTTGAGATACCCAATGCACTGGCCTATTCGCTCAAAGAATTGCTGGATGTGTTTCACTCGAATGAAGCCTTGATTCCATGGTTTCCTGCTATTCTTATCGACAAAGACTATGATGCGGCTGTTGAGTTTTTAGATGAAGTTAAGCCGGCTCTGATTGTTACCAACAATATGGGGATTGGCTATTTAGCCGCTGAGAAAGGAATAGCATGGATCGCTGGGCCACAATTCAATATTGTTAATTCGTATGCCCTTAAGTGCCTAAAAGAAGAGTTTAATTGTAGTGGTGCGTTTATCTCAAACGAGATAACGAGAATTCAGATGAGACGAATAGTTCGTCCTGAAGGGTTTCAGCTTCTGCACAGTATTTATCACCCCAACGGCTTGTTAACCAGTCGCCAATGTCTGTTCCAGCAGACCAGCGGTTGTAAGAAAATGAAGATTAACAAGGGATGCTTGCCGCGTTGCAATAAGCATACGTCTATCATCAATTTCAATGAATCGTCTTATATCATCGATAAACAAAAAGGGAACCATAACACCCTTTATGGTCATCATCATTTCTACAATCCAAATGTTGTTCATGACTTGCCTGAGTTGTTTACTGGTTTTATGGTTGATCTGCGCGATATAGAGACGATGACAAAAACAAAGGCAGATAAAGAGGAATTGGTTACCATGTTTACTAACCTGGTTCTTCATAAAGAGAATTCGCAACAGGCACTAGAAAGTAATCTCGTCGGTACGGTCAACAACCAGTACATTAAGGGTTTATAG
- a CDS encoding putative bifunctional diguanylate cyclase/phosphodiesterase, whose product MHKQIKKRIIQDSFISFAVLFFAIVLFENFEVFEKVIFILKNQENKQLDELFLVILLSPAVLLWFSIRRFKDALSQVQKRILAEQEFQNKLKFDALTGLPNGAFFESLLDEKVESLTESSVTLVLVLVNITEYENLYNCYSSEEVDNSLIKLSDRISDISGLNWIIAKPSRNTFALLIELPDGQSVDVLARNLSEQLKFSKLNTREPNIYCKLGLTSLSHTEKAISSVNMSMQAHEALYRSKHDDAATYTIYQKAEEERKLSEFKMREELSLAIDNNELTLYFQPQVALNSGEVLSAEALVRWNHPEKGFLTPDKFIHLIDNHPISSRFGEWVIQTALNKIAKHSNISISVNITACHIERAKFVESLKKLLDQYPTVCPSKLKIELTESASITDYKQVELSMKECSALGIQFSLDDFGTGHSALNQLRILPISQIKIDRSFIQNFLTDRTDFMMVSSIIGLAENFNLEVVAEGIETMEQFTTLSELGCQKVQGYLFSKPLETSAFDGWVNNYNELNLLPEQRLQTKKDRMKSRGRA is encoded by the coding sequence ATGCACAAACAAATAAAAAAACGGATCATTCAAGATTCATTCATCTCTTTCGCTGTCTTATTTTTCGCAATTGTATTGTTTGAGAACTTTGAGGTGTTTGAGAAGGTAATATTTATTCTTAAAAATCAAGAGAATAAGCAGTTAGATGAGTTGTTTCTTGTCATTCTTTTAAGCCCTGCTGTTTTGTTGTGGTTTTCCATTCGCCGTTTTAAAGATGCACTTAGTCAGGTTCAGAAAAGAATACTTGCGGAGCAAGAATTCCAGAATAAGTTAAAGTTTGATGCGTTGACGGGGTTACCCAACGGTGCTTTCTTTGAAAGCTTATTGGATGAGAAGGTGGAAAGCCTTACTGAATCCAGTGTTACCTTGGTTCTGGTGTTAGTCAATATAACTGAATACGAAAACCTCTATAATTGTTACTCCTCAGAAGAGGTCGATAATAGCCTGATAAAGTTAAGCGACCGAATCAGTGATATTTCTGGTTTGAACTGGATAATTGCCAAACCCAGTCGCAATACATTTGCACTGTTGATTGAACTGCCTGACGGTCAAAGCGTCGATGTATTGGCTCGAAATTTGTCTGAACAATTAAAATTCAGCAAACTAAATACTCGGGAACCGAACATCTATTGCAAATTAGGGCTGACTTCTCTTAGCCATACTGAAAAGGCCATTTCTTCCGTCAATATGAGCATGCAGGCGCACGAAGCGCTTTATAGGAGTAAGCATGATGATGCTGCAACCTATACAATTTATCAGAAGGCAGAAGAAGAAAGGAAACTAAGCGAATTTAAGATGAGAGAGGAGCTTAGTTTAGCGATAGATAACAATGAACTCACCCTGTATTTTCAGCCCCAAGTCGCACTGAATTCGGGGGAAGTGTTAAGTGCAGAAGCGTTGGTCAGGTGGAATCATCCTGAAAAAGGGTTCTTAACACCAGACAAATTTATCCACCTGATTGACAACCATCCTATTAGTAGTCGTTTCGGTGAGTGGGTGATTCAAACGGCACTCAATAAAATTGCAAAGCACAGTAATATTTCTATCAGTGTCAATATAACCGCTTGTCATATTGAACGAGCTAAATTTGTTGAAAGCCTAAAAAAACTGTTGGATCAATACCCAACGGTATGCCCGAGCAAATTGAAAATAGAGCTCACAGAAAGCGCGAGCATAACCGACTATAAGCAAGTAGAGCTGTCTATGAAAGAGTGCAGTGCCCTCGGTATCCAATTTTCATTAGATGATTTTGGTACCGGACATTCGGCATTGAATCAATTGAGAATTCTACCTATCTCGCAGATAAAAATTGATAGAAGTTTTATCCAAAACTTTTTAACAGACCGAACGGACTTTATGATGGTGAGTTCCATCATTGGGCTTGCAGAAAACTTTAACCTTGAAGTGGTCGCTGAAGGGATCGAAACCATGGAGCAGTTTACAACGTTAAGTGAGTTAGGTTGTCAGAAAGTGCAAGGGTATTTATTCTCTAAACCTCTGGAAACGTCGGCATTTGATGGCTGGGTGAATAACTATAATGAACTAAATCTCTTACCAGAACAGAGGCTACAGACTAAAAAAGATCGTATGAAGAGCAGGGGCAGAGCATGA
- a CDS encoding site-2 protease family protein, translated as MELLNIDCLGKPLRLEGSMAGWQQLFWDNNVVSVMPASVDYQGIKEHQFELQTQPTNMAKTTDPSMETAPIQTIDVRLVTDLTWQPFSINYQLFVNNELAFQGSRDTKDIEQQTPVTPIKQQKKLSVIGLTSLGFKLLKSAKLIKVVLVGASVAAYSWLFSLQFALALIACLVFHEYGHIRAMKYFGMKTKGIYLIPFMGGLALSDERINTRWQDVVISIMGPTFGLLMSILSLIAYWVTDLDFFAGLAAFNALLNLFNLLPILPLDGGHILKSISFSMNSIVGLSLCIAGAAFGVYLSYTLNLTLLGLMLLIGSVEIVFEWKARHVSHLLPLDRSGQVFSACWYFITVACLIGIIWYLAGSGNDMLGLPLKILQS; from the coding sequence TTGGAATTATTAAATATCGACTGTTTAGGTAAACCGCTTCGTCTCGAAGGTTCGATGGCTGGTTGGCAGCAACTTTTTTGGGACAACAATGTCGTTTCTGTTATGCCGGCATCGGTCGACTACCAAGGCATTAAAGAACATCAGTTTGAACTTCAAACACAACCAACAAACATGGCAAAAACAACCGATCCGTCTATGGAGACGGCACCTATACAAACCATTGATGTACGCTTGGTCACGGATTTAACGTGGCAACCATTTTCTATTAACTATCAGCTTTTTGTTAATAATGAACTGGCTTTCCAAGGTAGTCGTGACACCAAAGATATCGAACAGCAAACCCCTGTTACACCCATCAAACAACAGAAGAAACTCAGCGTAATTGGTCTCACCTCGTTAGGCTTCAAGCTACTGAAAAGCGCCAAACTCATCAAAGTTGTGCTCGTTGGAGCCAGTGTGGCGGCATATTCATGGTTATTTTCATTGCAATTTGCTTTGGCTCTTATTGCTTGCCTGGTGTTCCATGAATACGGTCATATTCGCGCTATGAAGTACTTTGGTATGAAAACCAAAGGCATTTACCTTATCCCCTTCATGGGAGGACTTGCCTTAAGTGATGAACGTATTAACACCCGCTGGCAAGATGTGGTCATCTCAATCATGGGGCCAACTTTTGGCCTGTTGATGTCGATACTCTCTCTTATTGCTTACTGGGTAACCGATTTGGATTTTTTTGCGGGTCTTGCAGCCTTCAATGCACTGCTGAATCTCTTTAATCTGTTGCCTATTTTGCCGCTTGACGGGGGTCATATTTTAAAAAGTATCAGCTTTTCTATGAACTCTATTGTCGGGTTATCATTGTGTATTGCAGGTGCTGCGTTTGGCGTATATTTGAGCTATACGTTAAATCTGACCTTACTCGGGCTTATGTTATTAATTGGCAGCGTTGAAATTGTTTTCGAATGGAAAGCCCGCCACGTTAGCCACTTATTACCATTAGATAGATCTGGACAAGTTTTTTCAGCGTGTTGGTACTTTATTACCGTGGCCTGTCTAATCGGTATTATTTGGTATTTAGCGGGCAGTGGCAATGACATGCTTGGATTGCCATTAAAGATTCTGCAAAGCTAA
- a CDS encoding putative porin: protein MKKIAFLILIATANSNAIANTYNTEVDASFTSKNYENRDVHASLVDATYYFDAFNTDTGPLAEATFLNRSSEISAKYGFADKTLGENFKTWGLGGRYLFRDYDLFVGVDYLEKSFDNIIRYDRITDRTKFEIGYYTNEYSLLTFSYSDSEYDVLSGSNNNGSTSNTDTFLLKYKYLFILEGDSSVSLYGHYAYSDRDESDYEDYHTYSLGSDYYFNKKLSLGLDIAIFNSDDGSNDDSGSRITIKSSYYITDSFSVYGNLSNVDIQNNTSDVDIVKVGFSTRF from the coding sequence ATGAAAAAAATTGCGTTTTTGATCCTCATCGCTACTGCAAATAGTAATGCAATAGCGAATACATATAACACTGAAGTTGACGCTTCATTTACTTCCAAAAACTACGAAAATAGAGACGTTCACGCTTCTTTAGTCGATGCGACTTATTATTTTGACGCGTTCAATACGGATACCGGACCATTAGCTGAGGCCACATTTTTAAATAGAAGCTCTGAGATATCAGCAAAATATGGGTTCGCGGATAAAACACTAGGTGAAAACTTTAAGACATGGGGGCTTGGTGGTCGGTATTTATTTAGAGATTATGATCTATTTGTGGGAGTAGACTACCTAGAGAAAAGCTTTGATAACATAATTCGATACGATCGAATTACGGATAGGACAAAATTTGAAATTGGATATTACACCAATGAATATTCGTTGCTTACATTCAGTTATAGCGATAGTGAATATGATGTATTATCAGGATCTAATAATAATGGATCCACCTCGAATACTGATACCTTTCTTTTAAAATACAAATACTTATTTATTTTAGAAGGTGATTCTTCAGTGAGTTTATATGGCCATTATGCTTACAGTGATCGTGATGAAAGCGATTACGAAGACTATCATACCTATTCTTTAGGTAGTGATTACTATTTCAATAAGAAACTGAGTCTTGGTTTGGATATCGCCATATTCAACTCAGATGATGGCTCTAACGATGATTCTGGGTCGAGAATTACAATAAAATCAAGTTATTATATTACGGATAGTTTTTCTGTTTACGGAAATTTATCCAATGTAGACATACAAAATAATACATCGGATGTTGATATCGTTAAAGTTGGATTCAGCACGCGTTTCTAG
- a CDS encoding DsbA family protein, giving the protein MSSSVKLYYVYDPMCSWCWGYKPTWTEIEKHLSEHLEVVYVVGGLAPDSDVPMPEEMQQQVASYWKKIEDYLGTEFNYEFWQNNTPRRSTYPACRATLAARKQGAEKAMLSAIQSAYYLEARNPSDNDTLISLSVEIGLDSNKFTDDLLSDALNQELESEIAFARSIGGNSFPSLFVRSNDNIVELPIDYQHSEGTISKIMTTCNLD; this is encoded by the coding sequence ATGTCTTCTTCAGTAAAACTCTATTATGTGTATGACCCTATGTGTTCTTGGTGTTGGGGATACAAACCCACGTGGACGGAAATCGAAAAACATCTTTCCGAACATTTAGAGGTCGTTTACGTAGTTGGAGGGTTAGCACCGGATTCCGACGTACCAATGCCAGAAGAAATGCAGCAACAAGTGGCTTCGTACTGGAAGAAAATAGAGGACTACTTAGGTACAGAATTTAATTACGAGTTTTGGCAAAACAATACCCCACGTCGCTCGACTTACCCTGCTTGCCGAGCCACCTTAGCCGCGCGGAAACAAGGCGCCGAAAAAGCGATGTTAAGTGCCATTCAAAGTGCCTATTATCTAGAAGCACGTAACCCCAGTGATAACGACACGCTCATTTCGCTCTCTGTAGAGATAGGACTAGACAGTAATAAATTTACAGACGACCTTCTATCAGACGCATTAAATCAAGAGCTGGAGTCAGAGATAGCTTTCGCTCGTTCTATTGGAGGAAATAGCTTTCCGTCTCTGTTTGTAAGATCAAATGACAATATTGTCGAACTCCCTATAGATTATCAACACTCTGAAGGGACCATTAGTAAAATAATGACAACCTGTAATTTAGATTAA
- a CDS encoding haloacid dehalogenase type II: protein MPTTLAFDVYGTLIDTHGVTSVLEKFTGNKAEAFSHTWRNKQLEYSFRRGLMLRYQNFAVCTANALDYSCQFHKIELITEQKEALLESYKTLPCFDDVIATLTQLKQDGFRLFAFSNGSQIAINQLLESAGISELFHGVVSCDDVQSFKPNPAVYAHFLRESEAKGNKVWLISSNPFDVIGAISAGMQATWVKRSEEAIFDPWGIEPTATVSSLSMLQAVLQSHQVLLK, encoded by the coding sequence ATGCCGACGACACTTGCGTTCGATGTGTATGGAACACTTATTGATACTCATGGAGTTACATCAGTCTTAGAGAAATTTACGGGGAACAAAGCAGAGGCTTTTTCTCATACGTGGAGAAACAAACAACTTGAGTACTCATTTAGACGAGGTTTGATGCTACGTTACCAGAATTTTGCCGTATGTACCGCCAATGCGCTCGATTATAGTTGTCAGTTTCATAAAATCGAATTAATCACAGAGCAGAAAGAAGCCCTATTAGAAAGTTACAAAACATTACCATGTTTTGACGATGTTATTGCCACCTTGACGCAATTAAAACAGGATGGTTTTCGCCTGTTTGCATTTTCTAATGGGAGCCAAATAGCGATAAACCAGTTGCTTGAATCTGCGGGGATCAGTGAATTATTTCATGGTGTAGTGAGTTGTGATGATGTGCAATCCTTTAAACCGAATCCTGCGGTATATGCTCATTTTTTGCGTGAATCAGAAGCTAAAGGCAATAAAGTGTGGTTGATATCTAGCAACCCATTTGATGTCATCGGCGCGATTTCCGCTGGCATGCAGGCGACGTGGGTTAAGCGATCGGAGGAAGCGATATTTGACCCATGGGGCATTGAGCCAACGGCAACAGTGTCAAGTTTGTCCATGTTACAAGCCGTATTGCAGAGCCATCAGGTATTATTGAAGTAA
- the nrtS gene encoding nitrate/nitrite transporter NrtS, translating to MSGQTVTKKILNTAFSPLIVKRSLKVSAVVGTILMMINHGEALLLGNMDTQRAIQIALSYCVPYLVSTYSAVSTTIENQRNQ from the coding sequence ATGTCAGGACAAACAGTCACAAAAAAAATACTCAATACCGCCTTTTCCCCGTTGATAGTTAAACGTTCACTTAAAGTGTCCGCTGTTGTCGGTACTATCCTGATGATGATCAACCACGGAGAGGCATTACTGTTGGGAAACATGGATACACAACGGGCAATTCAAATCGCACTTAGCTATTGCGTGCCCTACCTTGTATCAACCTATTCGGCCGTTTCAACCACAATAGAAAACCAACGTAACCAGTAA